The genome window TGTTACGGAAGAAAATGTGACACTATAGTATTCTATTGGTACTTATATCTCTTGTGCGAATGCGGGTTGAATTTTGGATAACATCATGAGCACTTTTATGAGGTTAGGCTGAGTTAGTTTAATAATATTAGAATCCATCATTTTCAGTACttaattttttctttatatttttctaaCTCAAGTATATTCTTTGATAATATTTATGTAGTTTCAAAAAAGTCTACATTCACAGTGAAGATACACCTGAATCGCGCGTACCCTAAAATTAGTATAATGTAATAATTACAAAGTCATATTTGTATGCCATAACGTAATTATTGTGTAGGAATTAAgaatcaatttttttttccttttctttttttccaaaactccaaatgactCTTCCCCGCGGTATTATTGTTAATTGTTTTTTGGAAGGAACAAAAGGAGGTTGTCATTATCATTTGTTTGATGCATAAGAAATAATTTCCCAAACTAAAATTTCTTAGAAAAAAATTATATGTGACAAGTATTCTTGAATCAGGCATATATTCTATTATGTTATCAACTAATACAGACAACTTCGTAAAATGTGTGCAATTCGTACCTCTTTTTAATGATAGATCAATATtttcaaaacttttctaaagcTCACTCGATTTAAATTATTTAGAGTAATTTTTTTAATACAATAAGCACAAAAATCATAGAACATTCCAGGTGTGTATTTTTAAAAAAGATTAACTTTATTAACATAAATTGCCAAAAATAAAATATGACCAACACATTCATAACAATTGTAAGTCCATAAATGAGAGATAATGATGAGAAAATGACCCTTTATACTGTTGGATGAAAAATGAGCCTTTATAGAGTATGGTACAAAAGCAATTTAAATTTATGTTATTTGGAGTTAGAGGAACTCTGATAAAATATAAACATTTTGGAGAGACTAAGTAGTTATTAAATCCATCTTCATATATGTGCATATTTCAATCAAGATTAGTTACTTTgtcgtaaaatacaaaaatataaagtgaagtaatacttttaaaaaattctaaaagCACAATGAAAAGATTAGGTGACCATGGGCTACTAAAGTAGAGACTAGAGTATGGTACTACAGTATACATATGTGGAGCTATTGAAATACCAATAGAAGTATTTCACATAACAAACGCGAGTTTGATTTTTATGACTTTCGTCTAAACAAAAAGGAAACTTAAATCATAaagtttaaattttgaattcGCCTATGAAGTTATCCAATATATGTCGGATGAAATTGCTTTGGATAGGGATGGAAGTTCTAGGTTAGGGATTGGCAAAGTTGTACCATTTTTTAGCACATGAGTATCCAACTTATGTAACACAGTTCATTTGAAGTCAAAATGACTAGCTAAGGGAACCACAAATATAGGGTTCAATACCAAATAGCAAAAACAAAACAAGTTTCTATCTACCACAGAACTAAACTTCTGATAACTAACAGAAGCTGAAGATCCAAATGTTCAAAAAGTAATTCAAACTACTTTGATACATTTAGACACTGCAAGAATGCAGCAGAAATTAGAATTCAACCTCTTCTATAGCATTCGATCGCCATTCCTCAGATAAACAAGTGCTTATGGTCCCCATTTGCCAGTCTGCAAACCTTGTCGTAGCTAGTAATATCTGCCAAATATGAAAGAATTTGGGATTCAGAAGAAGATGAGCAAGTATAGATAATCAAGAGGGAAAGCACTATGCATATAGCAAAAGTTTCAATAAACCTCAAGTTATTAGAAGAATTTTACATAATCAAACTATGCCTACATGAAATGACCATAGCATGCACAAAGTTATATGCAGTCTGGAATCACTTATTCTGAGGTCAGATTACTACATCGATATTGCGTGTGTTTCAGTCTGTTAATATCCCGCTATTGCTATGTCTCCTTTCCATGACTTGTTCATTTTTTATATTGCATTTCTTTACTGCTAATATTGTGCTTACTTGAGCCAAGGGTCTACTGGAACCTGCACAAGGTAGGAGTATGGTCTGCGTACATATTATACTCCACAAATCCCACATGTGGGAATATACTCAGTATTTTGTTGTAAATTACATCGGTCTTGAAATGTTTGACAGAGTAAGAATAATAACAGCTACCACATGATGGTAGGGGTGTAGGCAAAGTAGAACACTACTGTAAATTATAGACATCATAACAACCTGATTAGTTACACTAACCAAATCCCTTTgttttaattcttgaatttcttataaaaaaaattcaGAAGTAACAGAATGAAGATAAACGACAGGCAATGAATGACTCTACCATCAATTGTTCAGTTCACTTAATTGATACAACCAACTCATCTGTGGAGTATCTTATAGATCTTAAATTTCCCGCGACCAAAATGTTTATGTACTTATAGTTATCATGAACTGCACCATCAATTATAGAGTTATGAACTTAATCTTAACAATGCCCTCCTTTCCTTTTTCATCTTTGTGTACGAGCAAAAATACAGTTTATTTATCTTGGGGGAAATTTATATTTCCATCTTACCAGTAGCTCTTTCAATTCAGCAGGAAAGTTTGGAGTTATCGCCGATGAATGCATGTACATGTATTGTACAAAACTAGCATTCAAATACAAAGGATATAGGAAAAACCAAGAATATTATCTGAATAACATTAGCAAGACATACCAAGAGTATCACCAAAATTGGTCCAAGTTTCTGCCTGTATAGACTGGGTAGTGTCAGCAATACCAATTACTTCAACAAAAGTTGAAAGAGGATTAGGTGGATTTCCTTTCAAAACTAGCTGTTTTTCATCAGTTGATTTTCCAATGACTGTATCACCATCAGACTGCATAACCTGAACCACTGCGCGAACCCTCCTTCCCACGTGCTCTTTGAGGAACTCAGCATTGACAAAGACTGCAGGATTTGACGTGTCCATctcctacaaaacaaaaaataaaaactgaGTCGAGATTGTATTTCTTCATGTCATTTGCAATAGCAAGTTATAGAATAACTATTGGTTGTACGAACAAAATTCACACATTGATAGCCGAAAAAGATTGGAAAGCTACATATCAAGTATAGGGATACTCTTAATGGTATGAGACATTTTGAGAAAAACGGTGAGGGCTTGGCCCAAAGCTGACAATATCATATCATGTTAAGAGTATCTTTGGGTGGTTTAGCCCAACAATAGCATTTCATGTCTAATGGCATCCAGCATTCATATTCGACGGACAAACAGATTTTGACTAAAATATACCAAATTTTTCATTAGTATCTTAGACTCATTTGCACACAAAATTTAGGATAATTGAGTGAGATAAGACTTTTATAAGCATTTAACTCTTAGCCATCAAACCTAGAGTCAATAACTAGCTATACCAATTGAAGAGAATTAAATTTGGAACTGAGAATCGCTTTTC of Nicotiana tomentosiformis chromosome 7, ASM39032v3, whole genome shotgun sequence contains these proteins:
- the LOC104085126 gene encoding replication protein A 14 kDa subunit B-like, which translates into the protein MDTSNPAVFVNAEFLKEHVGRRVRAVVQVMQSDGDTVIGKSTDEKQLVLKGNPPNPLSTFVEVIGIADTTQSIQAETWTNFGDTLDITSYDKVCRLANGDHKHLFI